The following are from one region of the Stanieria sp. NIES-3757 genome:
- a CDS encoding phosphoribosylaminoimidazole carboxylase catalytic subunit, which translates to MGSDSDLPTMSSAIAVCEEFQIDCEVAIVSAHRTPERMVNYAQTAHQRGIKVIIAGAGGAAHLPGMVASLTPLPVIGVPVATRHLQGVDSLYSIVQMPGGIPVATVAIGNAKNAGLLAIQILATSDPELLTKVQQYRQSLNEMVMEKQAKLAQIGYQDYLNNM; encoded by the coding sequence ATGGGCAGCGATTCCGATTTGCCCACCATGTCAAGCGCGATCGCAGTATGTGAAGAGTTTCAAATAGATTGTGAAGTTGCGATCGTTTCTGCCCATCGTACTCCAGAAAGAATGGTTAATTATGCCCAAACTGCCCATCAACGAGGAATTAAAGTAATTATTGCGGGGGCGGGTGGTGCAGCACATTTACCAGGAATGGTAGCGTCTCTAACTCCTTTACCAGTAATTGGCGTACCCGTTGCCACGAGGCATTTACAAGGAGTTGATTCTCTTTATTCAATTGTCCAGATGCCTGGAGGAATTCCTGTCGCGACAGTAGCAATTGGTAATGCTAAAAATGCTGGTTTATTAGCTATTCAAATTCTCGCGACTAGCGATCCTGAATTATTAACCAAAGTACAACAATATCGTCAAAGTTTAAATGAAATGGTAATGGAGAAACAAGCTAAATTAGCACAAATAGGTTATCAAGATTATTTAAACAATATGTAA
- a CDS encoding glutaredoxin encodes MFDFLNPLFGRNPEKIKANVEIYTWVTCPFCIRAKMLLWWKGVDFTEYKIDGDEVARNQMAQRANGKRTVPQIFINNQHIGGCDNLYELDAQGELDSLLFEAAS; translated from the coding sequence ATGTTTGATTTTCTTAATCCTCTTTTTGGTCGCAATCCAGAAAAAATTAAAGCTAATGTAGAAATATACACTTGGGTAACTTGTCCATTTTGTATAAGAGCAAAGATGCTACTGTGGTGGAAAGGGGTTGACTTTACTGAATATAAAATAGATGGTGATGAAGTAGCTAGAAATCAAATGGCTCAAAGAGCTAATGGAAAAAGAACAGTCCCACAAATTTTTATTAACAATCAACATATTGGTGGTTGCGATAATCTGTACGAATTAGATGCTCAAGGAGAATTAGATTCTTTATTATTTGAAGCAGCTAGTTAA
- a CDS encoding TPR repeat protein, producing MTQPQTQLYLKLIETLLNSPRELEVEILNAHKNLVDQNLISNLITVGESLRKKQYLDHAERLISLASKLLQLEKNNSATVNRQEYFKFLMAVLHQVSQRATPQLIYSILEKNLDKIDHNLSIILQYWATETFSSVQPEQARSIANDIVNFCNLLCDFPRGNKVNNLEVAIIGYQTALKPYKKLQFSESWATIHGNLANAYRDRIKGNKIENIENAIASYHFALTVFTKEKYAYRWANIQRNLGIAYLYRVKDNRAENIDNAIAHYQQALLVHNFDDFPQDWAANHNNLGDAYLNRLHGNRQENLLIAIHHLQEALRIYTPQDFPHQWAMVQNNLGNAFQSKTTGDREENIEEAIACYQKALSIHTLNQFPYNWAMIQNNLAGAYRHRLKGNKSENIAQAIFFLKQASVVYTRDKFPQQWADIQYNLNQICSEKNE from the coding sequence ATGACTCAACCACAAACACAATTATATTTAAAGCTAATTGAAACTCTGCTCAATAGTCCACGAGAATTAGAAGTGGAAATTCTCAACGCCCATAAAAATTTGGTAGACCAGAATTTAATTAGTAACTTAATTACTGTGGGAGAAAGTCTTAGAAAAAAACAATATCTAGATCATGCAGAAAGATTAATTAGTTTAGCCAGTAAATTACTTCAATTAGAAAAAAACAATTCAGCTACAGTTAACCGCCAAGAATATTTTAAATTTTTAATGGCAGTTTTACACCAAGTATCTCAACGAGCTACACCTCAATTAATCTATTCAATTTTAGAAAAAAATCTTGATAAAATCGATCATAATTTAAGTATAATTCTTCAATATTGGGCTACAGAAACTTTTAGTTCGGTTCAACCAGAGCAAGCTCGTAGTATTGCCAATGATATTGTTAATTTTTGTAATTTATTGTGTGATTTTCCGCGAGGAAATAAAGTTAATAATTTAGAAGTAGCAATTATTGGTTATCAAACTGCTTTAAAACCTTATAAAAAACTTCAATTTTCTGAAAGTTGGGCAACTATTCATGGCAATTTAGCTAATGCTTATCGAGATAGAATTAAGGGAAATAAAATAGAAAATATCGAGAATGCGATCGCGTCTTATCATTTTGCTTTAACAGTTTTTACGAAAGAAAAATATGCCTACCGATGGGCAAATATTCAACGTAATTTAGGTATTGCTTATCTCTATCGTGTCAAAGACAATCGCGCTGAAAATATCGACAATGCGATCGCTCATTATCAACAAGCATTATTAGTCCATAATTTTGATGATTTTCCTCAAGATTGGGCTGCTAATCATAATAATTTAGGAGATGCTTATCTTAACCGTCTACATGGCAATCGACAAGAAAATTTGCTAATCGCAATTCATCATCTTCAAGAGGCTTTAAGAATTTATACACCTCAAGATTTTCCCCATCAATGGGCAATGGTACAAAATAATTTGGGTAATGCTTTTCAAAGTAAAACCACAGGCGATAGAGAAGAGAATATTGAAGAGGCAATTGCTTGCTATCAAAAAGCTTTATCAATTCATACCTTAAATCAATTTCCTTACAATTGGGCAATGATTCAAAATAATTTAGCTGGTGCTTATCGTCATCGTCTGAAAGGTAACAAATCAGAAAATATCGCTCAGGCAATCTTTTTTTTGAAGCAAGCTTCTGTTGTTTATACCCGAGATAAATTTCCCCAACAATGGGCAGATATTCAATACAATCTGAATCAAATTTGTAGTGAAAAAAATGAATAA
- a CDS encoding Ferrochelatase, producing the protein MGRVGVLLLNLGGPEKIEDVRPFLYNLFSDPEIIRLPWQGLQKPLAWLISTLRAKKSQENYLQIGGGSPLLQITEAQAEALTAKLSELGKNAKVYIGMRYWHPFTEEAIAQIEKDQIEKVVILPLYPQFSISTSGSSFRVLEEMWKTDPKLQQIKYTLIPSWYDAPGYLEAMADLIAQELDQFDNPEQVQIFFSAHGVPVSYVEEAGDPYQKEIEECTRLIMQTLKRPNQYTLAYQSRVGPVEWLKPYTEDALKELGEQEVKDLLVVPISFVSEHIETLQEIDIEYREVAEEAGIENFRRVPALNTHPRFIESLAQLVIDSVDSNPRTFAQVTHPIDNMKMYPQERWQWGMTTAAEVWNGRLAMLGFIALLIELISGSGPLHLVGLL; encoded by the coding sequence TTACTCAATTTAGGCGGACCAGAAAAAATCGAAGATGTCCGTCCTTTTTTATATAATTTGTTTTCTGATCCAGAGATCATTCGACTTCCTTGGCAAGGATTACAAAAACCTTTGGCTTGGTTAATCTCCACTTTGAGAGCTAAAAAATCTCAAGAAAACTATTTACAAATTGGTGGCGGTTCTCCCTTATTACAAATTACTGAAGCTCAAGCTGAAGCATTGACAGCTAAGTTATCCGAACTTGGTAAAAATGCTAAAGTTTACATTGGCATGCGTTATTGGCATCCTTTCACTGAAGAAGCGATCGCCCAAATTGAAAAAGATCAGATCGAAAAGGTAGTAATTCTACCGCTTTATCCCCAATTTTCTATTAGTACCAGTGGTTCTAGTTTCCGTGTTCTCGAAGAAATGTGGAAAACAGACCCAAAACTCCAACAAATCAAATATACTTTGATTCCTTCTTGGTATGATGCGCCTGGTTATCTCGAAGCAATGGCAGATTTGATTGCTCAAGAGTTGGATCAATTTGACAATCCAGAACAAGTTCAGATCTTTTTCAGCGCGCATGGTGTTCCCGTCAGCTATGTTGAAGAAGCAGGCGATCCTTATCAAAAAGAAATTGAAGAATGTACTCGTCTGATTATGCAGACTCTCAAGCGACCTAATCAATATACTTTGGCTTATCAAAGTCGAGTAGGTCCAGTAGAATGGCTGAAACCTTACACTGAAGATGCTCTTAAAGAATTAGGAGAACAAGAAGTTAAAGATTTATTGGTAGTTCCGATTAGTTTTGTCTCAGAACATATTGAAACCTTACAAGAAATCGATATTGAATATCGTGAAGTAGCTGAAGAAGCAGGAATTGAAAATTTCCGCAGAGTGCCAGCATTAAATACTCATCCCCGTTTTATCGAATCTCTAGCTCAATTAGTGATTGACTCAGTAGATTCTAATCCTCGCACTTTTGCTCAAGTCACTCATCCCATAGACAACATGAAGATGTATCCTCAAGAAAGATGGCAATGGGGTATGACAACCGCAGCAGAAGTCTGGAATGGTCGATTGGCAATGCTTGGGTTTATTGCTTTATTAATAGAATTGATTAGTGGTAGCGGACCTCTACATTTAGTCGGTCTATTGTAA
- a CDS encoding N-acetylglucosamine-6-phosphate deacetylase — translation MGNGKKIINACLPGFEELQQVEINEQGIINQIKPVSNNTIVNTEKQVIDLQGDWLSLGGIDLQINGALGLAFPDLQPEDLTKLSKICDFLWSQGVDGFLPTIVTTSIEKIQNSLATIDKFINSQTPSKKTAQIIGVHLEGPFLNYEKRGAHPAEYLLPLTIENLQQVLGSYQNLVKIITLAPELDSSGTTITYLHSQGIVISLGHSTATDEQAKTAFKLGASMVTHAFNAMPSLHHRQAGLLGEAIINAQVFCGLIADGNHVCPTMMKILLSASNYEQGIFLVSDALAPLGLPDGLYPWDSREIEINSGTAKLADGTLAGTTLPLLAGVNNLIKWEICSIEKAIAMATASPRQAIGLSGIAVGQPANLLRWHWNEAQKNLTWQRLDI, via the coding sequence ATGGGAAATGGAAAAAAAATTATTAATGCTTGTTTGCCTGGTTTTGAAGAGTTGCAACAAGTAGAAATTAATGAGCAAGGAATTATTAATCAAATTAAACCTGTTAGTAATAATACCATAGTCAACACAGAAAAACAAGTCATCGATTTACAGGGAGATTGGCTATCTTTAGGAGGAATAGACTTACAAATTAATGGTGCGCTAGGTTTGGCATTTCCCGATTTGCAACCAGAAGATTTAACTAAACTCTCAAAAATTTGTGATTTTCTTTGGTCGCAGGGAGTAGACGGATTTTTACCAACAATTGTGACCACTTCAATCGAAAAAATTCAAAACTCCTTGGCAACAATAGATAAGTTTATTAATAGTCAAACTCCTAGTAAAAAAACAGCCCAAATTATCGGAGTTCATTTAGAAGGCCCTTTTCTAAATTACGAAAAAAGAGGAGCGCATCCAGCAGAATATTTATTACCCTTAACAATTGAAAATTTACAACAAGTCCTAGGAAGTTATCAAAATCTTGTCAAAATTATTACTTTAGCTCCTGAATTAGACTCAAGCGGAACAACAATTACTTATTTACATTCTCAAGGAATAGTTATTAGCTTGGGACACTCAACAGCAACAGACGAACAAGCAAAAACTGCCTTTAAATTAGGAGCATCAATGGTAACTCACGCCTTTAATGCCATGCCCAGTTTACATCATCGTCAAGCTGGTTTGTTAGGAGAAGCAATAATTAATGCTCAGGTATTTTGTGGCTTAATTGCTGATGGCAACCATGTCTGTCCTACCATGATGAAAATTTTGTTATCAGCTAGTAATTATGAACAAGGAATCTTTCTAGTCAGTGATGCCTTAGCACCTTTAGGATTACCAGATGGACTTTATCCTTGGGACAGTCGAGAAATAGAAATTAACTCTGGTACAGCTAAACTTGCTGATGGAACGTTAGCAGGAACAACCCTACCCTTATTAGCAGGAGTAAATAATTTAATTAAATGGGAAATTTGTAGCATTGAAAAAGCGATCGCAATGGCAACAGCATCTCCTCGCCAAGCAATTGGGTTATCGGGTATAGCTGTGGGACAACCTGCTAATTTATTGCGTTGGCATTGGAACGAAGCACAAAAAAATTTAACGTGGCAAAGATTAGATATTTAG